The sequence below is a genomic window from Nitrobacter winogradskyi Nb-255.
AAAAAACGGGGGATGGGCCGGAACACGTCCGGCCATGACGCCCTCGCGCCAGGCGCATCCAAACGAAAACCCGACATGCTATAGTCCGCCAATGTCCAAGCCCGGCCCGATCTCAGCCAAGCCGCTGTCCGCCCTGCTCGGCCGTGTCTTCTCCGATGCCTATGCGCGGCAGGGATTCGCCTCTCGCGAACTGGTGACCCGCTGGGCGGCCATCGCCGGACCCGAAATCGCCGCGCATTCCGAACCGATAAAGATCCAGTGGCCTCGCCCGGTCGAGGGGCAGCAGCAGGAACCGGCGACGCTGGTGTTGCGGGTCGAAGGTCCGGTCGCGCTGGAGATCCAGCATTCGTCCAATGTCATTTTGCAGAGAGTCAATCGCTTCTTCGGCTGGAACGCGG
It includes:
- a CDS encoding DUF721 domain-containing protein — encoded protein: MSKPGPISAKPLSALLGRVFSDAYARQGFASRELVTRWAAIAGPEIAAHSEPIKIQWPRPVEGQQQEPATLVLRVEGPVALEIQHSSNVILQRVNRFFGWNAVGRLALRQAPLSRKTSRRSARPPDATDVARVAGTLTSIEDDDLRAALARLGASIKRN